One genomic segment of uncultured Desulfobacter sp. includes these proteins:
- a CDS encoding EAL domain-containing protein, giving the protein MKHTIDFDNMEMGSYVRVLQQLLGKNLLCCIVDETYEVVWSANGDDCPDAGTLLDTLLARAAAGNPVPGQLAQTLQGICPENCHILIHCLDLEYVNSDLYLVVLVPSGPGVVVIRDVQQPFSDLASCMANHFSLALENETMVQELSQRYEELNLIFQADEHVKGHLNTRKSLGHVTRDIADFLDVDATFLMLPEMGHWFFHASAANGLAEKEIRIRKRVKQQYEALKSGGQTHFFRTKVSISQEDWFIVAAPVIDSALSPMGIIGCIRNTEGREFETGDRKLMTVTARRVAKIVQSDLDPLTGLINRAGFENSLGMLLSRPSWIKNRTAVCLFNIDQFKLLEDAYGMGAGDAVLKQIAQRLKSFLRDQDVLARIRRNEFAVILSDMQSMGHSSDVFERIRRNISQNSYQFKDTLISLTVRAGIVNFTQSINTVSDIIAKAGIAVETARELGGSCVSVFKEGDPRLGEKKTRARYAAQLQTLVENKQFILFCQPIVPLQGGHMHHEILIRLQDETGEIVSPCLFLPAAEQYHKMPLIDKWVLENTCDLLKKFSPVLTDADMSWAVNLSGQSLQDESFVAYFLSFLSQVEIPAAWLTFEITETVAIRNFDRVISVIEQVRDMGFSIALDDFGSGYSSFGYLQELPISFLKIDGMFVKNLHKDTLAQVMVKSIVGIANHLNIQTIAEFVENESILDFLRHNGVDYSQGYYTGKPMPFSAILEKIQQSPQEQNPFVCD; this is encoded by the coding sequence ATGAAACACACTATTGATTTTGACAACATGGAAATGGGGTCCTATGTCCGTGTTTTGCAGCAGCTGTTGGGAAAGAATCTGCTGTGTTGTATTGTTGACGAAACCTACGAAGTGGTCTGGTCTGCCAATGGGGATGACTGCCCCGATGCTGGCACCCTCCTGGACACCCTCCTTGCCCGGGCCGCAGCCGGGAATCCGGTTCCAGGACAGCTGGCTCAAACCCTGCAGGGAATCTGTCCGGAAAATTGCCATATCCTGATCCATTGCCTGGACCTGGAATATGTTAATTCCGACCTGTATCTGGTCGTCCTTGTGCCGTCCGGTCCGGGCGTGGTCGTGATCCGTGATGTTCAGCAGCCTTTTTCAGACCTGGCCTCGTGCATGGCCAACCACTTCAGCCTGGCCCTGGAAAATGAAACCATGGTTCAAGAACTCTCCCAGCGCTATGAAGAACTCAACCTGATCTTTCAGGCGGATGAGCATGTCAAAGGGCATCTGAATACCCGAAAAAGTTTAGGCCATGTGACCCGGGACATTGCCGATTTTTTGGATGTGGATGCAACCTTTCTGATGCTGCCGGAAATGGGGCACTGGTTCTTCCATGCCAGTGCAGCGAACGGGCTTGCTGAAAAAGAAATCCGGATCCGCAAACGGGTGAAACAGCAATATGAGGCCCTCAAGAGCGGCGGGCAAACCCATTTTTTCCGCACAAAAGTTTCCATCTCCCAGGAAGATTGGTTTATCGTGGCAGCTCCGGTGATAGATTCGGCATTGTCGCCCATGGGCATCATTGGCTGTATTCGGAACACGGAGGGCCGGGAATTTGAAACCGGAGACCGCAAGCTTATGACAGTGACGGCCCGGCGGGTGGCCAAAATCGTTCAATCCGACCTGGATCCTTTAACCGGCCTGATTAATCGGGCCGGTTTTGAAAACAGTCTGGGTATGCTATTGTCCAGGCCTTCCTGGATCAAGAACCGCACGGCTGTCTGCCTGTTCAATATAGATCAATTCAAGCTGCTGGAGGATGCCTATGGCATGGGGGCCGGGGATGCGGTGCTCAAACAGATTGCCCAGCGGCTGAAAAGCTTTCTCCGGGACCAGGATGTCCTGGCCCGAATCCGGCGGAATGAATTTGCCGTGATCCTGTCTGATATGCAAAGTATGGGCCATTCATCAGATGTGTTTGAGCGTATCCGGCGCAATATCAGTCAAAACAGCTACCAGTTCAAAGATACCCTGATCTCCCTGACCGTCCGTGCGGGCATTGTGAATTTCACCCAAAGCATCAATACCGTATCAGATATCATTGCTAAGGCAGGCATCGCGGTCGAAACCGCCAGGGAGTTGGGGGGCAGTTGTGTGAGCGTTTTCAAGGAGGGGGATCCCCGGTTGGGGGAAAAAAAGACCCGGGCCCGGTATGCGGCTCAATTGCAAACCCTGGTCGAGAATAAACAATTCATTCTTTTCTGCCAGCCCATTGTTCCCCTGCAGGGGGGGCACATGCACCATGAAATTCTGATCCGATTGCAGGACGAAACGGGTGAGATCGTCTCCCCCTGCCTGTTCCTGCCGGCAGCAGAACAGTATCATAAAATGCCGCTGATTGATAAATGGGTCCTGGAAAATACCTGTGACCTTCTGAAAAAATTTTCGCCCGTGCTCACGGATGCCGACATGAGTTGGGCCGTTAATCTTTCGGGTCAGTCCCTGCAGGACGAGAGCTTTGTCGCATACTTTCTTTCTTTTTTGTCACAGGTTGAAATTCCTGCCGCCTGGCTTACTTTTGAAATTACGGAAACCGTTGCCATCCGAAATTTTGACAGGGTCATCTCCGTGATCGAACAGGTACGGGATATGGGGTTTTCTATTGCTCTGGACGACTTTGGATCCGGGTACAGCTCTTTCGGGTATCTGCAGGAGCTTCCCATTTCGTTTTTAAAAATTGACGGCATGTTTGTTAAAAATCTGCACAAGGACACCCTTGCCCAGGTGATGGTCAAATCCATTGTCGGGATTGCCAATCACCTCAACATTCAAACCATTGCTGAATTTGTTGAGAATGAAAGCATCCTTGATTTTTTACGCCACAATGGCGTGGATTATTCACAGGGGTATTATACGGGTAAACCCATGCCATTCTCTGCCATTTTAGAAAAAATTCAGCAGTCCCCACAAGAACAAAATCCGTTTGTTTGTGATTAA
- a CDS encoding cobyrinate a,c-diamide synthase has product MNVSREKVPGVVIAGLRGGSGKTIISLGITAAWIAQNITVAPFKKGPDYIDAGWLSRAAGRPCYNLDTYLCAQSAVQASYLTHSQSCDIALIEGNRGLFDGIDIEGTTSTSELAKLLDLPVVLVLDCTKSTRTIAAVLMGCMHFDPDINICGVILNRLAGKRHEGKIRANIERFCNIPVLGAIPKLKQEDFPERHMGLVTSEEHGESDMSLTRARQVALDNIDLDELFRLVTSFKGQGMPVVDNARQDAVTQMNALENQNPAINNSTVTIGVVRDSAFQFYYPDNIEALENLGAKIKFISPLSQSDIPEVDAIYMGGGFPETHATQLSTNQAFKDNLKALSRKGLPIYAECGGLIFLGESICLDGVVYPMTGILPLRFGLSKRPQGHGYTEVEVVNENPFYAIGEVLRGHEFRYSKVISIDYENTAMAFKMTRGKGILEKKDGFFKDNTFGTYTHIHALGTTTSCWAPSLIAKARRFKALRE; this is encoded by the coding sequence ATGAACGTCAGTAGGGAAAAAGTCCCTGGAGTTGTCATTGCCGGACTCAGGGGTGGTTCAGGTAAGACAATAATATCCCTCGGGATAACTGCTGCGTGGATTGCTCAGAATATAACAGTGGCCCCGTTTAAAAAGGGTCCTGACTATATTGATGCCGGCTGGCTATCACGGGCAGCCGGTCGCCCCTGTTACAATCTTGATACCTATCTGTGCGCCCAGTCGGCCGTACAAGCCTCTTATCTTACCCATTCTCAATCATGTGATATTGCCTTGATCGAAGGCAATCGCGGTCTTTTCGACGGCATTGATATTGAGGGGACCACCTCCACAAGCGAACTTGCCAAATTGCTGGATCTGCCGGTGGTACTGGTGCTGGATTGCACAAAATCCACCCGGACCATTGCTGCTGTACTCATGGGTTGCATGCACTTTGATCCTGATATCAATATTTGCGGCGTTATCCTCAACCGTCTGGCAGGAAAGCGTCATGAGGGAAAAATTCGGGCAAATATTGAACGGTTTTGCAATATTCCGGTTCTTGGGGCTATACCAAAGCTTAAGCAGGAAGATTTTCCTGAGCGTCATATGGGGCTGGTCACTTCCGAAGAACACGGCGAAAGCGATATGTCTTTGACCCGGGCCAGGCAGGTAGCCTTGGACAATATTGACCTTGATGAATTGTTCCGGTTGGTTACCTCTTTTAAAGGGCAGGGCATGCCGGTTGTTGACAACGCCCGGCAGGACGCTGTTACGCAAATGAATGCGTTGGAAAACCAAAATCCGGCAATTAATAATTCCACTGTTACCATTGGTGTTGTCCGGGATTCGGCATTTCAGTTTTATTATCCGGATAATATTGAGGCCTTGGAAAATCTGGGTGCCAAGATTAAATTCATCAGTCCTTTATCCCAGTCCGACATCCCTGAAGTTGATGCTATCTACATGGGCGGCGGTTTTCCTGAAACCCATGCTACCCAGTTGTCTACCAATCAGGCGTTCAAGGATAATTTAAAAGCTCTGTCACGCAAAGGCCTGCCCATTTACGCTGAATGCGGCGGTTTGATATTCCTTGGCGAGAGTATCTGCCTTGATGGTGTGGTTTATCCCATGACCGGGATTCTACCCTTACGGTTTGGGCTTTCCAAACGACCCCAGGGCCATGGATATACTGAGGTCGAGGTGGTCAATGAAAATCCTTTTTATGCCATAGGAGAAGTGTTGCGCGGTCATGAATTCAGATACTCCAAGGTGATTTCCATTGATTATGAGAATACTGCCATGGCATTTAAAATGACCCGGGGCAAGGGTATTCTTGAAAAAAAAGACGGATTTTTTAAAGACAACACCTTTGGCACCTATACCCATATTCATGCCCTTGGCACCACTACCTCCTGCTGGGCTCCTTCTTTGATTGCCAAAGCCAGACGCTTCAAAGCCCTACGCGAATAA
- a CDS encoding PhnD/SsuA/transferrin family substrate-binding protein yields MKPFRIGFSKSFFTNVNENDAKASIRAWAKAVADEYNIDADPSAQIFMNLQDIRRALINRQIDSIALRFEEYLDISENFETAHWFLTRMSGKLYEEYVLLALVNGKIKDYWDLKNNNLILHDSVRMSLAVYWLESMFKGRYASYTDLENNVNIKKVGNISKAVLSVFFGKADACIVTNSGFSTMKELNPQIGRKLHIIEKSPPLIPAMFCFRKNFDSPQKEKILTAFRELHTTIAGQQVLTIFQAEALVEVEKKDLTTTNDFILDARKNP; encoded by the coding sequence ATGAAGCCTTTTCGTATTGGATTCTCGAAGTCTTTTTTTACGAATGTCAACGAAAACGATGCAAAGGCTTCCATTAGAGCATGGGCAAAAGCCGTGGCCGATGAATATAATATAGATGCTGATCCATCGGCACAGATATTTATGAATCTCCAGGATATACGCCGGGCATTGATCAACAGGCAGATAGACTCCATCGCGCTCCGGTTTGAAGAATACCTCGACATATCAGAAAATTTTGAAACCGCCCACTGGTTCCTAACGCGCATGTCGGGTAAGCTTTACGAAGAGTATGTGCTTTTGGCCCTCGTAAACGGAAAAATAAAAGATTATTGGGACCTGAAAAACAATAATCTTATTCTTCACGACTCAGTTCGAATGTCCCTGGCCGTATACTGGCTCGAGTCCATGTTCAAGGGAAGATATGCCAGCTATACTGACTTGGAAAACAATGTAAACATCAAGAAAGTCGGAAACATATCAAAGGCTGTTTTATCTGTTTTTTTTGGCAAGGCTGACGCATGTATCGTGACAAACTCCGGATTCAGCACCATGAAAGAACTAAACCCTCAAATTGGCCGAAAATTACACATTATCGAGAAGTCCCCTCCCTTGATCCCAGCCATGTTCTGCTTCCGAAAAAATTTCGATTCTCCTCAGAAAGAAAAAATTCTGACGGCATTTCGAGAACTTCACACGACCATTGCAGGGCAACAAGTGCTGACTATCTTCCAGGCGGAAGCCCTTGTGGAAGTAGAAAAAAAAGATCTAACAACCACAAATGATTTCATATTAGACGCACGAAAAAATCCATAA
- a CDS encoding ATP-binding protein yields the protein MKNKKIVIVFLFIFMLVSVVMITHTRFKTEVKKQSREIRNTGRSLVKLVSLAYDRNLEKADKNYFFRELSYLVSEQDIAYLVIQDKQKPEPIISFFKEDVQEQIPQEIMLAALAGTGFQVQAFTTADAAGYLEFVKPVFKDGRPDVVVRLGMAQPSNRFFTLENFVLPLQVMVFILMALVSGYYWVFLLLKPFEKFISAAGPAPVPEKNQANVQAMVGELESFFTLIHDRLLTAERETHQLTAKVQVLDYENTQMFNIFNSLDFGVLMLDIRDTVFFINDYFLTLLGRDRQAILNQPVFDVLDQEELIAFIQQQNLMESGQNTTSLELAFPGGKPDQAFLVSFLSLTDPEGALFGRFIKVTDVSREKESERSRQEFINHIAHELRTPLTNIKAYNEMMMDGEISDLEMQKEFFNTINEETLRLDRLIQNILKLAETEINQLAVNKQMVKTDWLLESCMESIEAMSQEKNITIETRLPDNLPKISGDKEMLKAALINVLGNAVKYTPEFGRVTFSIRDNEGAVVFEIEDTGVGIDPRDLPHIFEKFYRSENDAVAEQTGSGLGLAIAAEIVKKHDGSIEVKSQLSQGSTFIVTLPKGNLQIG from the coding sequence ATGAAGAATAAAAAAATAGTCATTGTATTCCTGTTTATTTTCATGCTGGTCAGTGTTGTGATGATCACCCATACCCGATTCAAGACAGAGGTAAAAAAACAGAGCCGGGAGATCAGAAACACCGGGCGGTCGCTGGTGAAACTAGTGAGCCTGGCCTATGATAGAAACCTTGAAAAAGCGGATAAAAACTATTTTTTCAGGGAGTTGTCCTACCTGGTATCTGAACAGGATATTGCTTATCTGGTGATCCAGGACAAACAGAAACCTGAACCGATAATTTCCTTTTTCAAGGAGGACGTTCAAGAGCAGATTCCCCAGGAAATCATGCTGGCTGCATTGGCCGGCACCGGCTTCCAGGTTCAGGCGTTTACCACGGCAGATGCCGCCGGCTACCTGGAATTCGTCAAACCTGTTTTCAAGGACGGTCGACCGGATGTGGTCGTGCGGCTGGGAATGGCCCAGCCCAGCAACCGTTTTTTTACTCTGGAAAATTTTGTTTTGCCTCTCCAAGTGATGGTCTTTATCCTTATGGCCCTGGTCTCTGGATATTATTGGGTTTTTCTTTTGTTAAAGCCATTTGAAAAGTTTATATCCGCAGCAGGCCCTGCCCCGGTTCCTGAAAAGAATCAGGCCAATGTCCAGGCCATGGTCGGTGAGCTGGAATCTTTTTTTACCCTCATCCATGACCGCCTGCTGACAGCAGAACGTGAAACCCACCAGCTGACAGCAAAGGTCCAGGTGCTGGATTATGAAAATACCCAGATGTTCAACATTTTCAACAGCCTGGATTTTGGGGTTCTCATGCTGGACATCAGGGATACGGTTTTTTTCATCAATGATTATTTTTTAACCCTGCTGGGCAGGGACCGTCAGGCCATCCTCAACCAGCCGGTTTTTGATGTCCTGGACCAGGAGGAACTCATTGCCTTTATTCAGCAGCAGAACCTGATGGAATCGGGGCAGAATACTACTTCCCTGGAGCTTGCCTTTCCCGGGGGCAAGCCTGACCAGGCCTTTCTGGTGTCATTCCTGTCATTGACGGATCCGGAGGGCGCCCTGTTTGGTCGGTTCATTAAGGTGACCGACGTCAGCCGGGAGAAAGAGTCGGAACGATCCCGGCAGGAGTTTATTAACCATATCGCCCATGAACTGCGGACGCCGCTGACCAACATAAAGGCCTACAATGAAATGATGATGGACGGTGAGATCAGCGACCTTGAGATGCAAAAGGAATTTTTCAACACCATCAACGAGGAGACCCTCCGGCTGGACCGGTTGATCCAGAACATCCTGAAATTGGCCGAGACGGAAATCAATCAGCTGGCGGTGAACAAGCAGATGGTCAAGACCGATTGGCTGCTCGAAAGCTGCATGGAATCCATAGAAGCCATGTCCCAGGAAAAAAACATCACCATTGAGACCCGGCTTCCGGACAACCTGCCAAAAATTTCCGGGGACAAGGAGATGCTCAAGGCGGCTTTGATCAATGTGCTGGGCAATGCCGTGAAATACACGCCTGAATTCGGTCGGGTCACCTTCTCGATCCGTGATAATGAGGGTGCCGTGGTATTTGAAATTGAAGATACGGGCGTGGGAATCGACCCGCGGGACCTTCCCCATATTTTTGAAAAATTTTATCGGTCTGAAAACGATGCCGTGGCAGAGCAAACCGGCAGCGGTCTGGGGCTTGCCATTGCAGCTGAAATCGTAAAAAAACATGATGGGAGTATTGAGGTGAAAAGTCAACTCTCGCAGGGCAGTACCTTTATCGTAACCCTGCCGAAGGGAAATTTGCAGATTGGATAA
- a CDS encoding prepilin-type N-terminal cleavage/methylation domain-containing protein: MLLQMHPSLHSQDQSRPRSVHFDLSGKKIFCNGYNGGMTLVEVMVAVMVLGILMTGLAQISSTVIQSVRLAENHSQTSGTADFAMARMVWYTTGTDEIQVPPDDSAEHDQLIVAERVLDMVDSNRAPSSDGIPDADTDADGLVNEGGGDEKDYVSFTLDKTDTANWKLVETVPDYLTSNTEDTRSPQVICEHVTGFATELLAPGVVRIRLVTGKNETAVTLETRARALLLSP, encoded by the coding sequence ATGTTACTTCAAATGCACCCCTCTTTACACAGCCAAGATCAATCCAGACCCCGATCCGTACACTTTGACCTATCCGGTAAAAAAATATTTTGTAATGGTTATAATGGGGGAATGACCCTGGTGGAAGTAATGGTCGCGGTCATGGTCCTCGGGATTCTCATGACCGGTCTGGCCCAGATTTCAAGCACGGTCATCCAGTCGGTGCGCTTGGCCGAGAATCATTCCCAGACCAGCGGGACAGCTGATTTTGCCATGGCCCGGATGGTCTGGTATACGACCGGGACTGATGAGATTCAGGTGCCGCCCGATGATAGCGCAGAGCATGATCAGCTGATCGTGGCCGAACGTGTCCTGGATATGGTCGACAGCAACCGGGCACCCAGCAGCGACGGAATCCCGGATGCAGATACCGACGCCGACGGCCTGGTGAACGAAGGCGGCGGAGATGAAAAGGATTACGTATCCTTTACCCTGGACAAGACAGATACGGCCAATTGGAAGCTTGTGGAAACCGTACCCGACTATCTGACCTCAAATACCGAAGACACCCGAAGCCCCCAGGTGATTTGCGAACATGTGACCGGTTTTGCCACTGAGCTGCTGGCCCCTGGCGTGGTGCGCATCCGCCTGGTCACCGGAAAAAATGAAACTGCCGTCACCCTGGAAACCCGGGCAAGAGCCCTACTGCTTTCCCCCTGA